Proteins co-encoded in one Parus major isolate Abel chromosome 17, Parus_major1.1, whole genome shotgun sequence genomic window:
- the SET gene encoding protein SET translates to MRAACPPLASSRGGGGGGGSGRGSARGVRGAVAAPVSGRTARRRREAPRRRKDLSGGGSSSIFICFSEKEQQEAIEHIDEVQNEIDRLNEQASEEILKVEQKYNKLRQPFFQKRSELIAKIPNFWVTTFVNHPQVSALLGEEDEEALHYLTRVEVTEFEDIKSGYRIDFYFDENPYFENKVLSKEFHLNESGDPSSKSTEIKWKSGKDLTKRSSQTQNKASRKRQHEEPESFFTWFTDHSDAGADELGEVIKDDIWPNPLQYYLVPDMDDEEGEGEEDDDDDEEEEGLEDIDEEGDEDEGEEDEDDDEGEEGEEDEGEDD, encoded by the exons ATGCGCGCCGCGTGCCCGCCCCTcgccagcagcagaggaggaggcgGCGGTGGCGGCTCTGGGCGAGGGAGCGCGAGGGGAGTGAGAGGCGCCGTTGCCGCCCCGGTATCCGGCAGGACCGCGCGGAGGAGGCGGGAAGCGCCGCGGCGGCGGAAGGACCTGAgtggcggcggcagcagcagca ttttcatttgtttttcagaaaaagagcAACAGGAAGCAATTGAACACATTGATGAAGTACAGAATGAAATAGACAG ACTGAATGAACAAGCCAGTGAGGAAATTTTGAAAGTAGAACAGAAATACAACAAACTCCGCCAACCATTCTTCCAGAAGAGGTCAGAATTGATCgccaaaatcccaaatttctgGGTAACAACATTTGTCAACCACCCACAAG tATCTGCACTCCTGGGAGAAGAAGATGAGGAAGCACTTCATTATTTGACCAGAGTTGAGGTGACAGAATTTGAAGACATCAAATCAGGTTACAGAATAGATTTT TATTTTGATGAGAATCCctactttgaaaataaagttctCTCCAAAGAGTTTCACCTCAATGAAAGTGGAGATCCATCTTCAAAATCGACTGAGATCAAATGGAAATCTGGAAAG GACCTGACAAAACGTTCAAGCCAGACACAGAACAAAGCCAGTAGGAAGAGGCAGCATGAAGAGCCAGAAAGCTTCTTCACCTGGTTCACTGACCACTCTGATGCAGGAGCTGACGAACTGGGAGAAGTCATCAAGGATGACATCTGGCCAAATCCCCTACAGTACTACTTG GTTCCTGATATGGATGATGaagaaggggagggagaggaggatgatgatgatgatgaagaggaggaaggattAGAGGATATTGATGAAGAAGGAGATGAAGATGAGGgggaggaagatgaagatgatgatgagggagaggaaggagag GAGGATGAAGGAGAAGATGACTAA
- the WDR34 gene encoding WD repeat-containing protein 34, protein MGPVIFPGRVASGDRDGFRDPRYPNGSQKAAVPLPEAFPWDWAQRFPAGNEFAFPPCNALGIWHPRLPVLPALLELGTCCVEGTEPCQSHPAQLLGSSTPEGHRAACQHTCHCTESRQTLNNPFCPFPVHLSWQSSVQLHSYNSPTFALKGIAESLSSSKNSSTSFTAECQDTDQVKKQLSLPTSYVLTSTATHKGCHMSKVCIVLPCANSRREELPSLLWFHLQQLLLAPRALRPRCHSCPRRRGGTSRAPAQLRRERPKGKKKPPPAPWLQPRCGDRPHPSPARSHRPPSTAAPRPSPTWPRPPQFTARGPAGSSLGWRHRAPVSMGTGGAGRGSARAVTAGSDPRSPRHRRALPGPGMFADRTAPGADVQSLWRSARSARCEAKTCQTVKISTAEAAAQSYTARDAAVQTEQSKDAFQDFQQEVQVDYTRLLSFLQRVEDTVIKELNKNWKSHAFDGFEVNWTDQDETVLCLHTLSYPEAQDQNLQVTSVSWNATGSVIACSYGRLDDGDWSTEKSYVCTWNLDRRGLNSQHPDLVVDVPSSVMCLAFHPSQPSLIAGGLFSGELVVWDTSRTEDPVIWRTGMTEDTHTDPVYQVNWLPDTKHRNHARLLSVATDGKILVWREERDGWLALAEGFAIVAQQIPRSTRLKKVAWGEAAVGVTSLSFSHLDPGVFIVGVEGGYSLRCSAMAQTPAALPRPAGSVPLRAPAELAFSPHAGPVYSVSCSPFHRNLFLSCGTDGQIHLHSMLQTQPLFALQLSKKYLFCVCWSPVRPLVFAAASGEGEVHLFDLARSMQKPTVSLKQSMNDCPVYCLEFNTKHTRLLAAGDASGTVKVWQLSSDFTEQGPRETSHLEQLASELMD, encoded by the exons ATGGGGCCCGTCATCTTCCCCGGCCGGGTGGCATcgggggacagggatggatttCGGGACCCCCGGTACCCAAACGGTTCTCAGAAGGCTGCGGTGCCCCTGCCTGAGGCGTTCCCTTGGGACTGGGCTCAGCGCTTCCCTGCCGGGAATGAGTTCGCGTTTCCACCCTGCAATGCTCTGGGGATTTGGCATCCACGTCTCCCTGTGCTACCTGCCTTACTTG AACTTGGGACATGCTGTGTTGAGGGCACAGAGCCCTGTCAGTCACATCCAGCTCAGTTACTGGGGAGCTCGACTCCAGAAGGTCACAGAGCTGCCTGCCAGCACACCTGCCACTGCACTGAGAGCAGGCAGACTTTAAATAACCCTTTTTGTCCCTTTCCTGTCCACCTGTCATggcagagctcagtgcagcTCCACAGCTACAACTCGCCCACGTTTGCTCTTAAAGGAATAGCCGAGTCACTCTCTTCTagcaaaaacagcagcacatcATTCACAGCTGAGTGTCAGGATACAGATCAGGTTAAGAAACAA CTGTCACTTCCCACCAGCTATGTCCTCACTTCCACTGCCACCCACAAGGGCTGCCACATGAGCAAGGTTTGTATTGTGCTTCCTTGTGCaaacagcaggagagaggagcttCCATCCCTTCTCTGGTTTCACCTACAGCAATT ACTCCTGGCACCCCGCGCCCTTCGCCCGCGCTGCCACTCGTGCCCCCGGCGGCGCGGCGGGACCAGCCGGGCCCCAGCGCAGCTAAGGCGGGAGCGCCcgaaggggaagaagaagcctCCGCCGGCCCCATGGCTCCAGCCAAGGTGCGGGGATAGACCGCACCCCTCTCCCGCACGGAGCCACCGCCCGCCCAGCACCGCCGCTCCACGCCCTTCCCCAACATGGCCGCGCCCGCCTCAGTTTACCGCTCGCGGCCCGGCGGGCTCGTCGCTCGGGTGGCGTCACCGCGCGCCCGTTTCCATGGGAACCGGAGGCGCGGGCCGTGGGAGCGCCAGGGCCGTGACCGCCGGGAGCGACCCACGATCCCCCCGGCACCGCCGGGCCCTCCCCGGCCCCGGCATGTTCGCGGACAGGACGGCACCCGGTGCCGACGTGCAATCGCTGTGGAGGAGCGCCCGGAGCGCGCGCTGCGAGGCG AAAACTTGCCAGACTGTGAAAATTTcaacagcagaagctgcagcacaaTCTTATACAGCCCGAGATGCTGCGGTGCAGACAGAACAGAGCAAAGATGCTTTCCAAGACTTCCAGCAAGAAGTCCAAGTAGATTACACCAGGCTTCTGTCATTCCTTCAGAGAGTGGAGGATACTGTTATCAAAGAGCtaaataaaaactggaaaagtcATGCCTTTGATGGCTTTGAAGTGAACTGGACAGATCAGGATGAAACA GTGTTGTGTTTGCATACATTGTCATACCCAGAGGCTCAGGATCAAAACCTGCAGGTCACCAGTGTTTCATGGAATGCCACGGGATCTGTCATTGCATGTTCCTATGGCCG gttgGATGATGGGGACTGGAGCACAGAAAAATCCTATGTTTGCACCTGGAATCTGGACAGAAGAGGGTTGAATTCACAGCATCCTGACCTGGTGGTGGATGTTCCCAGTTCTGTCATGTGCCTGGCTTTCCATCCCTCCCAGCCATCACTGATAGCTG GTGGCCTATTCAGTGGGGAGCTGGTAGTGTGGGACACCAGCAGGACAGAAGACCCTGTGATTTGGAGGACAGGGATGACAGAGGACACCCACACTGACCCAGTCTATCAG GTTAACTGGTTACCTGACACCAAGCACAGAAACCACGCCCGGCTGTTGAGTGTGGCGACAGATGGGAAGATCCTCGTGTGGAGGGAGGAGCGGGATGGGTGGCTGGCCTTGGCTGAAGGATTTGCCATCGTGGCTCAGCAGATCCCTCGCAGCACTCGGCTAAAGAAG GTGGCCTGGGGAGAGGCAGCCGTGGGGGTGACCTCGCTGTCCTTCTCACACTTGGATCCCGGTGTGTTTATTGTGGGTGTGGAAGGTGGGTATTCCCTGAGGTGCTCTGCCATGGCCCAGACTCCGGCGGCTCTCCCGCGGCCGGCTGGCTCCGTTCCCCTCAGGGCACCGGCAGAACTCGCCTTCTCCCCTCATGCTGGGCCCGTGTACTCCGTGAGCTGCTCACCCTTCCACAG gaACCTCTTTCTGAGCTGTGGGACCGATGGACAAATTCACTTGCACTCCATGTTGCAGACACAGCCCCTCTTTGCTCTACAGTTATCAAAGAAATACCTGTTCTGTGTATGCTGGTCTCCAGTTCGACCACTGGTCTTTGCAGCTGCATCTGGGGAAG GAGAGGTGCACCTGTTTGACCTGGCGAGGAGCATGCAGAAGCCCACAGTGTCCCTGAAGCAGTCCATGAACGACTGCCCTGTGTATTGTCTGGAATTCAATACCAAGCACACACGGCTCTTGGCAGCAGGGGATGCTTCTGGGACAGTCAAAGTCTGGCAGCTGAGCTCTGACTTCACCGAGCAGGGACCAAGGGAAACGagtcacctggagcagctggcaaGTGAGCTCATGGACTGA